CCCCTTTGTCATTGTTTCTTCAAACCTGAGGCCAGGAACAGAAGGAGGATAACCAGGGATTTCAAAGACTGGTACTCCGAGGAGCCCGGACATTTCACTTATAACCTTATCTGCCTGATATATTCCAAGAACCGCAGGAAAACCCACGGCCTTTATATCCTTTAAATATGGGAGAATGGACTGTGCCAGGATCATCCTGTTTCCAGGCAGATCAAGACTTCTGGCCGCTGACTCAGGGCAAAACGCTGTATTCTGAGCTGTTCCGGGAAACCTGATTTTTAAGGTTCTTACCCCGCAGTATCCGGAAATCCCCTGGGCCACCTGGGATGCACTGAAGCCTTTCATTCCCTCGAACTCCACTATCAAAACAGGCCAGCCATTTTTAATTGAATCGATCCCGGCTTTCATTGAGATAGGATAGCCATATGCTGTTCTTATGCTTCCGGCAGATGTCATGACCAGACAATTTTTATTGTCGCAATTTTCATATTTAAGACCATTTTCCGACAGAAAAGCCATGATTGAGTGAATGGAATTGCGGACATAACCAGGATTTATTCTTTTAAAAGGATGATCATCCGGAAGAATAGAAAACCCAGGGACTGGATCAGCTGTGACCTCTGAACAGATATCCATAAAATCAAGGAGCCCGGACATATACCTGCATCCTGATGTACCACCGCTAACGACTGTTCTGAGACCTTTGCCGGCAGCGAAAAAGGCCGCCGAGAGTCCGGCCAGGCCTTTTCCTGCAACAAGAACATCAGCTTCCAAAATTGAATCTTTATTAATGCTCTTTCCGCATATTTGGATGTTAGCCGCTATTTTAGTCATGACATTACTGCCTTTCTATTCCAAAAATTCCCATTTGTACTGATTCCTGGAGCTCCAGCTGGGCCGCTGCGTCTCCGCAAATAACAGGTCTTAATCCCTTCCATCTGCTTTGTGTCATTGACTTTATCTGCCTTATGCCGTCACGGCCCTTATAGATACCGCGCTCATGCAGATAGGCCGCAATCCTGGAAGAACAGCCGCAACCCTGGCACGGACCTTTACCAACCCTGCTCCTGAGAGCTATTTCATTAAGAGTGGGTTCTCTGCCCTGGCTTAAAAGATCATCCACGATCTCATCAACAATGTGTTCAGAAATCATCTCGCATTCGCAAAGCAACCTGCCACCGTTTTTTGCACTCAGAAAATAATGCTTTGCAGACGCGCAAGGAATGCTCCAGGATGTTTTTCTGCTGTCAGGCAACATTTTCGTTGCAGTCTGGCAGACGGCATCAATACCAAGCTTTGAACACACAAGATCAACTGTCTTTTCAGCCATAAGCCTGTATGTTGTAAGTTTGCCTCCTGAAATTGTAGCAAAATTATCTATGCCGTCGCCTGAGTGATCCCTCAGAACGTAACCTCTGCTGATGCAACGATGCTCTTTGTTATCTCCTGTATCAAAAAGTGGCCTTACACCTGAATATGCCCTAATGAATCTTGTGTCAGAAAATTGAGGAACCATAAGTGATGCTTCCTCAATCAGATAATCTGTTTCTGAAGGCTGAGGAAATGCGGAATCAGGATTCTCAATTATAGATGATGAGGTTCCTATTATGGATACTGTTCCACCAGGAACTATAATATCTCCATCCGAGGGACTTCTAAGCCTGTTCACAACAGAGCCTGTAATTCGGCTTGCCGAAACGATCAAGGTCCCCTTGCTACATCTTACAGGAATATAAATACCGGCGAGATCAGTCACCTTTGCCGCCCATGCACCTGTAGCGTTTATAATATAATCCGCCGTAATTTCAGATTCATCCCCTGCAATAAGGTTTCTGAATCTGACCTTTTCTATCCTGCCTTTGTGAATCCCAAAGCCAACCACCTTACTATAAGGCAGGAAAGTACAGCCATGAACTTTGGCATCTTCAAGATTTTCGAGTGTGAGCCTGAATGGATCAACTGTTGCGTCGCTTAAAGCATAGGCCGTAATAATTTTTTTACTCAGCGACGGCTCAAGCTCAAGTGCATAAGCAGTATCAAGAGCTCGAAATTCTATGTTCTCTTTAGAACATGATTCTTCAAAGTCTGAAAAATACTTTTCATCATCACCAGGAAGACCGACAAAAAGTCCGCCTGTATCCTCAATGCAGTGGGGAGCGATTTTTTTCAAGATCTCTGACTCCAGCGAACACTCTTCCGCTGCCTTCGGGTCTTTAACGGCGTATCTTGCCCCACTATGCAGAAGTCCATGGTTTGAACCAGATGCGCCGGATGCCGAATCACTCGCATCAAGAACCACGCACTCGACACCTCTGAGAGACAGATCCCGGGCAATCCCCGCGCCTGTCACCCCGCAACCTATTATCACTATTCTGGTATGACCTCTTACCATATCACCAAATCCTTTTCAAATAAAATCTGAACAAGATGATTTTTTAAACTTGTATGCAAATTTATATTCGTAATATAACATTATAAGTTTCATAATGCAACAATTTACAATTATGGCTTTAAAGAGCAACTTGAAACTCATAGGATATCATGTTAGCTTCGATTTTTTAGAGATAGACGAGAAACTATTATTCCAAACAAGGTGGAATGCATGGAAAATGATGACAAGAGGTTGAAGGAAATTGCCGCAAGTCTGCCTGAAAGACAGAAAAAAATACTTGCCCTCGTCCAGGGGCAGGGATATGCCTCAATAGAGGCCCTATCCATAGAATTTGACGTAACTCCCCAGACCATTCGAAGGGACATGAAAAACCTATGCGATCTTGATCTTCTGAAAAGATATCATGGCGGGGCAGCCCTGGGCTCAAGCGTCCAAAACCTCCCATATACAGACAGACAGGCCATATGTTCAGAGGAAAAAGTGCGCATAGCCAGAATGCTTGCATCCCACATTCCTGACAACGCATCTATTTTCATAAATATAGGCACGTCGACCGAAGCTGTTGCCAAGGAACTGCTTGGACACACAGGCCTTCGTGTGATTACAAACAATCTTCATGTTGCAATGATCATGAGTGAAAATACGGATTTTGAAATAATAATTACCGGTGGAATTTTAAGAAATCGTGATCTTGGGATTACAGGAGAAGCAACCATTGATTTCATCCGGCAGTTCAGGGCGGATTACGCCATCATTGGCATAAGCGGCATTGACCATGATGGATCACTTCTTGATTTTGACTTTCATGAGGTAAGGGTTACAAAGGCAATCATGGAAAACGCCAGAAAGGTTTTCATGATCGCTGACCATACTAAATTCGGACGCAGCGCATTGGTAAAATTAGGGGAAATTTCTGAAATAACATCGGTATTCACAAATGATGAGCTACAGCCCCACTTCATGAATCTTCTCAAGGAAACCGGAATTCAAATTTTTATTGCCAAGCAATAAAATCCTTGAGCCATAAAACAAAGACTCTGTTCCAGTCATTACGGCGCAGACCGGAATCTATAAATAGCTAAAATACAAAGATACCGGATCAAGTCCGGCATGACACCGACGCCTTTTTTGACTTTTTGCGAGACCATCAACTATTACTTTTAATAAAAAAGCGGTCTCAGGGGAGGCAGTAAGCCCCTTAAAAACAAAAAACACAGGAATCATAAGGGCATTTAACGACACAGTTGCGATGATAATAAAAAAAGATTTTTGAGGGGACTTAAGTAATTTTTTACAAAAGCCCCCTCCCCAAAAAAAGGAAGAGTGTTCATTCATCCGTTGAAAGATTTTCTTTTTCCTCGGCAAAATCTGCATATTCAAGTGCTATTTTTTTAAAGTCGCCCTCAATTTCCAGAAACGCGTCGATCATATCAGGGTCAAAATGCGTTCCCCTGCCATCGGCCATTATCGAAACAGCCCTTGAATGAGGAAAAGGAGGTTTATAGACCCGTTTGCTTATCAGTGCATCATAAACATCGGCAACAGCCATAAGCCTGCCAGCAATGGGTATATTCCGACCCTTAAGGCCCTGGGGATAACCTGATCCATCCCATTTTTCCTGGTGCGAAAAGGCTATTTCCTTTGCAAAGCGCATGAAAGAATTATTTCCGAGCTTTGCTTCAGCGCCCTTCAATATTTTATAACCAAGAAAGACATGGCTTTTCATGATTTCAAATTCTTCTGGCGCAAGTCTGCCGGGTTTAAGCAGAATGTGGTCAGGGACTCCGACTTTTCCGATGTCATGCAGGGGCGCCGAAATATATAAAAGCTCAATTGTTCTGTCATCCAGATATCCTCGGAAATCAGGATGGCTTTGTAATTTCTGGGCCAATAACTTTACATATCTCTGGGTTCTCAATATATGACCGCCGGTTTCCGGATCCCTGGTTTCTGCAAGGGATGAAAGACTGCTTATGGTAACTTCCTGGGTTAGCGCAAGTTCCCTTGTTCTTTCCTTTACCAGCTCCTCCAGATTATCCCTGTGACGTTTCAGCTCAAGATGATTCTTTACCCTTGCTTTCACAAGTTCAGGGCTGAAAGGCTTGGTAATATAATCAACTGCGCCCAGAGCAAGTCCTCTTGCCTCGTCCTTTTCTTCTGTCATGGCCGTAAGAAATATGACAGGAATCCTCATGGTCAGATTATTGGCCTTAAGTTTCTCGCATACTTCATATCCGTTCATGCCCGGCATTATAATGTCCAGCAGAACAAGATCCGGCGGATCTTGGAAAATATCTTCAATGGCGCTTGTGCCATCCATGGCAACCCTTACATCATAAAGATCCCCAAGCGTGTTTACCAGAACATCGACATTGGCTTCTGCATCATCCACCACCATAACTTTAAAAGTTGACAGATCGACCATGGCTCCGCCTCTTACAATTGGTTTATCGTTAAAATTAATTTAGGCCATCTAAAATTTACAAGGTCGCAAAAAGTCCGATTACCGTCATTCCGGCGCAGGCCGGAATCCAGAAGTATTTGATAATACAAAAAATGCAGGATCAAGCCAGGCATGACGCTTAAGCCATTTTTAGATTTTTTGCGACTCCATCAAAATTTGCTGTCATTTTGAGAAACAACGGTCAAAACGGACTTTTTTTATCTGAGCTTACTCATCATATCATCTATTATCACAGAAGCGTCCTTGTATTTATATTTACCCAGAAAGTTATCAAGTGCCGTTATCTTTTCTTTAAACTCATCTGGCCAAACATATGAATTAATCTGATTCATTTTCTGTCTGCTTGCAGCAGGCTGGCGTTTGCCTACACAAGAAGCAAGCTCTTCAAGAAGAACAAGAAGACCTTTTTCATCGCCCTTCTCCTGTGCCTCGGGCGTTTTCTCTTCAGTCGCCTTAGATGAAATTCCTTCAAGATCAACCATTATTTTATGAAGCTCATTTTCAAAGCGAAGAAGGAGCTCGTCATGATTATAAATTCCCATGTCATTTAGTGCTGACTCAAGTTCGGATGCCACATCCTGAAGATTTTCAGCGCCTATGGTTCCGGAAACGCCCTTGACAGTATGGGCAAGACGGACTGCAAGCTCCATGTCGTTGCTTGCAAGGGCAGATCTTATTCTGTCTGCAAGGCCCTCGTTGTCACGATGAAATTTAATTAATATTTCCCTGTACAGTTTTTCGTTTCCACTCACATGTGAAAGACCTGACTTAATATTTAAATTTGCAAAAACAGGAAGTAAATTTTTATCATCAAAAATTTTGGATTTTTTCTCTATATAGGATTCAGGAAGTTTCTTTTTTCCTGGCCTGATCCATTTTACCAAAGCATTGAATATATCCATTGGATCAACAGGTTTTGAAATATAATCATCAAGCCCCACGTCAAGAACTTTCTCTTTCACTCCCTGCATGGCATCAGCAGTCATGGCAATGATTGGAATTCTGCCTGATGCCATGATACCATTATTTTCATTGACAGGCCTGCTTTTTTCCCATGCCCTTATTTCGGAAGAGGCGGTATATCCATCCATGACCGGCATCTGAAGATCCATAAAGATTAAATCATAAAGCATCTTAGGAGGAGTTTGGGTGACTATATCGAGGGCAGCCTTACCGTTTTCTGCAACAGTCACAAAAAAGCCCTCATCCTCAAGCAGTTCACGCGCTATCTGTTGGTTAATCTCGTTGTCTTCCACAACCAGAATATGGGAACCGCGTATTTCATCAAAGCCAAAGGGCATTTTCAAACTATATTTTTTACTAGTGATATTTGATTCGCCAGGATGACCAAAAGCATTAACCACAGAGTCAAATAAAAGAGAGGGTGTCACAGGCTTGATAATAAAACCGTTAAGACCAATCTCGTCGGCCTGGTTCATTATGTCTTCCCTGGCATAACCAGTTACCATTATGATCTTTGGCGTGGCTTGACCTTCAAAATCATGCCTTATCTTGCGCGACGCCTCTATCCCGTTCATTCCTGGCATCTGCCAGTCCATGAAAATCAGGTCATATGGTTCCCTGCCTAGCCCGGATGAGCCGGCAAAAAGCTCAATGGCCTCTTTGCCTGAATTTGCGGTGTCAACCCTGAAAGTAAACTCCTCAAGATATCCTTTTAAAACTTCCGCAAATGTCATGCTGTCGTCAACAACGAGTACCCTCATTTGGCGAAGTGATTCGGGTATGATTTCGTTTTTTTTCATTCCATTTGCCAGTATGCCGAATCTTGCGGTGAACCAGAAAGTGCTTCCTTTGCCCAGGGTGCTGTTTACGCCTATTTCACCGCCCATCATCCCTGCAAGCTGCTTGCATATGGTCAGACCAAGCCCTGTGCCTCCATATTTACGGGTTGTGGAAGTATCTGCCTGCTGGAATGATTGGAACAGTTTCTCACACTGTTCTTCGGTCAGCCCGATACCTGTATCCCTTACCTCAAACCTTATCATGACATCATCATTGCTAATCCAGGCAGGAGCTATGGATATTACGATCTCACCCTTTTCTGTAAATTTTATGGCATTTCCTGCAAGGTTCATAAGAACCTGTCCCAATCTAAGCGGGTCTCCCTTTAAAGCACGCGGGACATCATGATCTACGGCAAATACCATTTCAAGCCCCTTTTCCTGGGCCTTTATGGTTACAAGACTCGAAAGATTGTTAAGAACCTCATCCAGATCAAAATCTATGAATTCCATCGAAAGCTTGCCGGCTTCTATCTTGGAAAAATCCAGAATATCATTGATCACACCAAGCAGCCCCCTTGCAGATCTTTGAATTTTTTCCGAATAATCCTTCTGCTTGGAATTAAGCTCTGTCTTCATAAGAAGATGGTTCATACCGATGATCGCATTCATGGGAGACCTGATCTCATGGCTCATGTTCGCAAGAAAATCGGCTTTTGCCCTTGATGCGTACTCCGCGAGTTCCTTGGCCTGGCGCATGGCCTCCTCGGCCTGTTTTCTTTCAGTAATATCATAGAACCAGGTAACCAGTAGGCGATCATCTCCTAAATCCAACCAGCAGGCAGTTATAAGAACATCCACAGACGACCCGTCTGCCCTCCTGCATTTGGATTCGAAATTTCTTACCATTCCGTTTTCTCTAAGCTCATCCATAAGCCTGAAGCTGTCTTCGTCATTGGCCCATAAATCGGAAAGGCGGAGAGTCTCAATTTCATCCGCAGGCATCCCTAAAAGCTCTGCAAGCCTTGGGTTAGAAAAAGACTGAACTCCGTCATAGGATGTGATGATCACGGCAGCCGGACTATTGCCCAGGATACTATGGGTTCTGCGAAGATTCTCCCTTATTGCCTCATCTATTCTTTTTCTGTCGGTAATATCGTAAAAAGCCACGACCGCTCCGGCCACAGTCCCATTATCCCTGATAATCGGGCTGCAAATGGCATCGACAGGAAAAGATGTGCCATCAGAGCGCCAAAACACATCATCCTGCAACCTGACAACCTCTCCTTTAGTAAGTGATACCAGCATAGGGCACTCTTCCAAAGGGAAAGCACGGCCATCAGGCCGTGAGTGATGCAAAAGACTGTGATTTTCTTTTCCGATAACATCTTCTGACGATTCGTATCCAAGTATTTTAAGGGCTGCCGGATTACAAAAAGTAATATATCCACTACAGTCAATCCCAAAGACACCCTCTCCCAGGGCATTAAGGATATGCCTGGTCCTTGCCTCGCTCCTTGCGACATGATCAAAGGCGTCTTTAAGGCGCGCCCCGTCCAAAGCTGACATAATTGCATTGCCTGTACTTATGGCAACTTTTTCAACCCATTCGAGTTCATCGTCACGAAGGGCATCTTCGACAGCCATTTCGATAACAGCAAGGATCTGCCCCTTGCAGGTCACAGGAATATGATAGGCCATGCGCATGGGTATTCCGCCAAACCCTCCGACCAGGAGATGCTCCGCGCCAGAAAGCCTGGTGGCTATAGTTTTTGCAAGAGCGGCAGCCCTGCCCACGAGCCCTTGGTTATATCTGAAGCTGATCCTGGTATCTGCCGTGATTTCATACCCAAATGAAAAATGACGGTTATAAGTCTTTTCAGAATCATTATTCGAATCCACAAATATTGCGGCCATGGGGATTTTCAGAAAATCGGCCATCCCGTTCAGGGACACGGCCACAACCCCGTCGAGGGTATTTTCCCTGTATAAGGCGGAAGCAAGCCCTCCAAGCGCCTTCTCGAAATCAACGCGCCTCTCTGCCTGTCTGGACATGCGGCCAAGTTCTTCTGTTCTGTCGCAGATACGTTTTTCAAGATCATTATTTATAACTTCAAGCTCACCTCTAAGCCTCATTTGCTCTTCAAGGTCTTTGCCCGTTCTTCTGGAAAAAAGTATGCCGACCCAGATGAGAAGAAGTAGCGCGCAAATCCTGATACCAAGATCTGCCTCCCTGACCACCCTGAACTGTTCTTCTTTTGACTTGATATCTCCAAGAATTATATCAACCGTTTTCTGGCTGCCGGACGTATAGATTCGTTTTGTCTTGATATATTCATCGCCGAAAAGAACATATCTTGAGTCATCCCACTTCTCTTCCTTCATCAGATCAAGGGCTTTTTTTTCTAGAAGCACGAGCTTTTGATTGGCATCAATCACAGATGCAATCTCCCGTCTTGCTTCTTCATTATCGGCAAGCGCGAGCACCCGTTGAATAGTCGAGTCAAGTTCATTTAAGACATTATCATAATCAGAAGCATGATCTATTTCGCGAGAAATTGAGGCCAGATAGAGCATGTCAGTCAGTTTCAAATCAAGCCTGACAATTTTTTCAATGCCGAGTCTTATTTCAAGGTTGGTTTTGTGAGTTGAGGATATCTCATGATCAAGATAATAACCCACAATTGTTGTTATTGTCAGAATCACAACTGCAGAATACAAAGCGCCGACACTTTTAAGAAAATTCATGATGCCGCCAGTTATGTTATTTTAATGTTATAAAAGAAGAAGCCTGAATGTAACGGAAAAACACAAGAAAAAATTTACAATAATTAAGCTTGGGCAAAGGCCCTGTTCGCGTTAAATGCTGAAATCCGAAGAACAAATTATTTTTTAATTTGATGGTCCCGCAAAAAGCCAGAAAAAGACATCAGCATCATGCCGAACTTGATCCGGCATCCAGTTATTTCAGACAGTTCTGGATTCCGGCCTGCGCCGGAATGACGAAAACCGGACTTTTTGCGACTTTGTCAAGTTTATTCCCCTATTCAACGCTTAAACGAATATGCCTCATGAATGCCGCTATTTTCATAAAATGGAATAGCAGAGACGTAACAAAACAAGAATAAGTTAACCTTTTTCCGAGCATAATCCAAATCATTTATTATTTCTAAAGGTCTATTTTCCTGTCAATGAACGCTGAAACAATATAGCCTCTTAAATCAGATAAAATTCTTTGCTGCTCAATATCAATCGTCCGTTCAGTCTTGCCGGACAAGATATCATCTATTGTATTCAGAGCAGATTCAGGAGTCAGCTTTCTATCGCCTCTGTGATCTACAGGTATGATATTTTCATTGCCTGGCAAAAGACTGTTTATGCAGAATTTATGTTCTGTCATTATTTCTGCAATATCAAGAGACTCGGGATAGTTTCTGAAAAGGATACGTTTTGCAATCTGGGAAGGAGTCTTTTCACGGAATTCCTTCAGCATTGAAACCTTGGACTGAAAATCAGCACGGATAAATCTGCGGCCAAGCTCCTCTGTTTGTTTTGAAATAAAGCCATTAACATAAAGAGCCGCGTCTGCATCTACATTCGGTACTTCGGGGTATCTGAAGTTGGCGTGATAATTAATAATGACCGAGAATATTTCAGGATTTGCTTTAAGCCATTTTATATTATCAGAAGCTGTTTTCATCCTTTCATCTGAAACATTCTTTAAGAATCTATCAGATGGAGGCAGCATGAATCCAGGCTCACCAAGTCTTTTTCTTGCAACTCTCGTCGTTTCATGAACATTATCAAGTGTAGAAGAAGGTATTTCAGGAAGATCGAGTCTGAGCCACAATGTCTGATTCTTATATGGTATTGAGCCTCCAAGCAGAAGCACAGGAGCGTGGTGTGAACCTGAGTATCCAAGATCGCTATTTACCATGAGCCCCATTCTATGTCTTCCGAACTGGCTCTCAAATGCTACAGGAAGTTTTTCTATCCTTGATGAATCATCATTTTTTGAAAAATACCCTGAAATATATTCCCAAACATCTTTGAAACCAGATAGTTTTTTTGCAAGCCCAAGTGTAACTTCGACATCGACCATCGCATCATGCGCCATTCCTTCGGCAAAGCCATTGGCTTTGTTTATCTCCTCAAGTTTTAAAGTCGGCTTGCCTTCCTTTTCAGGCCAGATGATCGCGTCTTTTTTATAATAAAAATAAAAAATTGCAGCGGCGAATATATCCATCCTGTTACAGCCAGCAGCATACTGATGCGTATAAGGAGAAAGAAGATTCCTGTAAAATGAGAACCTTAAAAATTCATCATCAAATCCCAGAGTGTTATACCCAAGACTGATTGTTCCCGGCCTGTTCACCAAAGCATGAATCTTTGAAATTCCATCCAATTCACAAAGCTCATTTTCATCACGCCCAAAGGTCATATGCGTAAGAACAGCCTCAGGTGACGGCACAACATCAGGTCGTAGCGCCACCCTTATATTATGTCTTTCAATTTCATTGAATCTTTCGTCTGTGCGTATTGAGGCAAATTGAAGAATCTGGTCAAACGCCTTATTGAGACCCGTGGTTTCAATGTCGTAAAAAAGGAAGG
The Desulforegula conservatrix Mb1Pa genome window above contains:
- the glpB gene encoding glycerol-3-phosphate dehydrogenase subunit GlpB; this translates as MTKIAANIQICGKSINKDSILEADVLVAGKGLAGLSAAFFAAGKGLRTVVSGGTSGCRYMSGLLDFMDICSEVTADPVPGFSILPDDHPFKRINPGYVRNSIHSIMAFLSENGLKYENCDNKNCLVMTSAGSIRTAYGYPISMKAGIDSIKNGWPVLIVEFEGMKGFSASQVAQGISGYCGVRTLKIRFPGTAQNTAFCPESAARSLDLPGNRMILAQSILPYLKDIKAVGFPAVLGIYQADKVISEMSGLLGVPVFEIPGYPPSVPGLRFEETMTKGLERLGVKFFRQNLISEISYENGFFGSVIDHNSLKTKIRSKGLVLSTGRFLSKGLVAGRTRIYEPLLGLPVIQPCDRDSWHFRSYFNPEGHPLNRSGVETDECMRPVGIDGRPVIDNLYAAGSILAGQDWKIEKCGAALSFASAAKAVDSFKIDMDGKSLASAEVKYLDKTGEDHGNIIFSKAV
- a CDS encoding HD-GYP domain-containing protein, translated to MVDLSTFKVMVVDDAEANVDVLVNTLGDLYDVRVAMDGTSAIEDIFQDPPDLVLLDIIMPGMNGYEVCEKLKANNLTMRIPVIFLTAMTEEKDEARGLALGAVDYITKPFSPELVKARVKNHLELKRHRDNLEELVKERTRELALTQEVTISSLSSLAETRDPETGGHILRTQRYVKLLAQKLQSHPDFRGYLDDRTIELLYISAPLHDIGKVGVPDHILLKPGRLAPEEFEIMKSHVFLGYKILKGAEAKLGNNSFMRFAKEIAFSHQEKWDGSGYPQGLKGRNIPIAGRLMAVADVYDALISKRVYKPPFPHSRAVSIMADGRGTHFDPDMIDAFLEIEGDFKKIALEYADFAEEKENLSTDE
- a CDS encoding exodeoxyribonuclease I, which translates into the protein MKKTFLFYDIETTGLNKAFDQILQFASIRTDERFNEIERHNIRVALRPDVVPSPEAVLTHMTFGRDENELCELDGISKIHALVNRPGTISLGYNTLGFDDEFLRFSFYRNLLSPYTHQYAAGCNRMDIFAAAIFYFYYKKDAIIWPEKEGKPTLKLEEINKANGFAEGMAHDAMVDVEVTLGLAKKLSGFKDVWEYISGYFSKNDDSSRIEKLPVAFESQFGRHRMGLMVNSDLGYSGSHHAPVLLLGGSIPYKNQTLWLRLDLPEIPSSTLDNVHETTRVARKRLGEPGFMLPPSDRFLKNVSDERMKTASDNIKWLKANPEIFSVIINYHANFRYPEVPNVDADAALYVNGFISKQTEELGRRFIRADFQSKVSMLKEFREKTPSQIAKRILFRNYPESLDIAEIMTEHKFCINSLLPGNENIIPVDHRGDRKLTPESALNTIDDILSGKTERTIDIEQQRILSDLRGYIVSAFIDRKIDL
- the glpA gene encoding anaerobic glycerol-3-phosphate dehydrogenase subunit A, encoding MVRGHTRIVIIGCGVTGAGIARDLSLRGVECVVLDASDSASGASGSNHGLLHSGARYAVKDPKAAEECSLESEILKKIAPHCIEDTGGLFVGLPGDDEKYFSDFEESCSKENIEFRALDTAYALELEPSLSKKIITAYALSDATVDPFRLTLENLEDAKVHGCTFLPYSKVVGFGIHKGRIEKVRFRNLIAGDESEITADYIINATGAWAAKVTDLAGIYIPVRCSKGTLIVSASRITGSVVNRLRSPSDGDIIVPGGTVSIIGTSSSIIENPDSAFPQPSETDYLIEEASLMVPQFSDTRFIRAYSGVRPLFDTGDNKEHRCISRGYVLRDHSGDGIDNFATISGGKLTTYRLMAEKTVDLVCSKLGIDAVCQTATKMLPDSRKTSWSIPCASAKHYFLSAKNGGRLLCECEMISEHIVDEIVDDLLSQGREPTLNEIALRSRVGKGPCQGCGCSSRIAAYLHERGIYKGRDGIRQIKSMTQSRWKGLRPVICGDAAAQLELQESVQMGIFGIERQ
- a CDS encoding DeoR/GlpR family DNA-binding transcription regulator, whose protein sequence is MENDDKRLKEIAASLPERQKKILALVQGQGYASIEALSIEFDVTPQTIRRDMKNLCDLDLLKRYHGGAALGSSVQNLPYTDRQAICSEEKVRIARMLASHIPDNASIFINIGTSTEAVAKELLGHTGLRVITNNLHVAMIMSENTDFEIIITGGILRNRDLGITGEATIDFIRQFRADYAIIGISGIDHDGSLLDFDFHEVRVTKAIMENARKVFMIADHTKFGRSALVKLGEISEITSVFTNDELQPHFMNLLKETGIQIFIAKQ
- a CDS encoding PAS domain-containing hybrid sensor histidine kinase/response regulator, translated to MNFLKSVGALYSAVVILTITTIVGYYLDHEISSTHKTNLEIRLGIEKIVRLDLKLTDMLYLASISREIDHASDYDNVLNELDSTIQRVLALADNEEARREIASVIDANQKLVLLEKKALDLMKEEKWDDSRYVLFGDEYIKTKRIYTSGSQKTVDIILGDIKSKEEQFRVVREADLGIRICALLLLIWVGILFSRRTGKDLEEQMRLRGELEVINNDLEKRICDRTEELGRMSRQAERRVDFEKALGGLASALYRENTLDGVVAVSLNGMADFLKIPMAAIFVDSNNDSEKTYNRHFSFGYEITADTRISFRYNQGLVGRAAALAKTIATRLSGAEHLLVGGFGGIPMRMAYHIPVTCKGQILAVIEMAVEDALRDDELEWVEKVAISTGNAIMSALDGARLKDAFDHVARSEARTRHILNALGEGVFGIDCSGYITFCNPAALKILGYESSEDVIGKENHSLLHHSRPDGRAFPLEECPMLVSLTKGEVVRLQDDVFWRSDGTSFPVDAICSPIIRDNGTVAGAVVAFYDITDRKRIDEAIRENLRRTHSILGNSPAAVIITSYDGVQSFSNPRLAELLGMPADEIETLRLSDLWANDEDSFRLMDELRENGMVRNFESKCRRADGSSVDVLITACWLDLGDDRLLVTWFYDITERKQAEEAMRQAKELAEYASRAKADFLANMSHEIRSPMNAIIGMNHLLMKTELNSKQKDYSEKIQRSARGLLGVINDILDFSKIEAGKLSMEFIDFDLDEVLNNLSSLVTIKAQEKGLEMVFAVDHDVPRALKGDPLRLGQVLMNLAGNAIKFTEKGEIVISIAPAWISNDDVMIRFEVRDTGIGLTEEQCEKLFQSFQQADTSTTRKYGGTGLGLTICKQLAGMMGGEIGVNSTLGKGSTFWFTARFGILANGMKKNEIIPESLRQMRVLVVDDSMTFAEVLKGYLEEFTFRVDTANSGKEAIELFAGSSGLGREPYDLIFMDWQMPGMNGIEASRKIRHDFEGQATPKIIMVTGYAREDIMNQADEIGLNGFIIKPVTPSLLFDSVVNAFGHPGESNITSKKYSLKMPFGFDEIRGSHILVVEDNEINQQIARELLEDEGFFVTVAENGKAALDIVTQTPPKMLYDLIFMDLQMPVMDGYTASSEIRAWEKSRPVNENNGIMASGRIPIIAMTADAMQGVKEKVLDVGLDDYISKPVDPMDIFNALVKWIRPGKKKLPESYIEKKSKIFDDKNLLPVFANLNIKSGLSHVSGNEKLYREILIKFHRDNEGLADRIRSALASNDMELAVRLAHTVKGVSGTIGAENLQDVASELESALNDMGIYNHDELLLRFENELHKIMVDLEGISSKATEEKTPEAQEKGDEKGLLVLLEELASCVGKRQPAASRQKMNQINSYVWPDEFKEKITALDNFLGKYKYKDASVIIDDMMSKLR